The genomic region AAGTACAGGAAGCCGACAATGCAAACTAATCGATTTATCAGTTTGTCGTGTACCCGGTACATAAAACTGAAACACCACAGTTAAACAAGAACCTTGTTGCCCAATCCCATAAAAAGCACAATCAGGTTTAGCAAAATGACACTGCAATGACTTGAAAAAATGCTTCACACTCACTTGCACGTTCATCGCATCTCCTCTATCAATCGCCATTCTTGTTCGCATCTGCGCACTCAAATCATCATCACCCGATACAGCACGTGCTTGTTCACCAATAACCTTTAGTTTCCTAAACTCAGATCCAAGTGTAATTAAACTAGTCGAAATCTGCAAATGCAAGTCACCATATTTACTTATCGAAACGTTCAAAACATCACCAACGTGTTTCATTCTGTCCACGAAATTCTGCAACTGATTCATATCAGGAACTTGCACCAACGTTTGCGGCAAATCCTGCGCCAAATCCAACGCTGCCTGTAGCTCAACAACATCCGATCTCGACAACGGTTTCGAAATCGGCACGTCCTGAATCACTGCAGACTTATAACCTTTCGTTTCGAACGTCAGAAACGGCATCGGTTGTGACGAATGAGGAGGTTGTTTTTTAACGAGTTTGATCTGAAGACGATTCGCAGTCGGACAGCTATGGGACCCACCGAACTCAGTGTAGATGGTTAAGATACTACGAAGGGCGCGGTGAAGGAGGGATAGGTCGATTGTGAAGGCAATTCGATCGTCGTTTTGGCTTGAAATTCGATAGTCTTCGAATAGGGCTTCTTTTTTAAATTGAGCAATTGATTGGATTCCGTCACCGTTAACGAGATTGTGAAGGAAAATTGCGTGATCTTTTGTTAGATACAGGTGGCAAATTTTGCCCATTTTTTCTAGGGCTTGAAGGAACCGTTTTTCTAGAAGGTTAACACCGTGATCAGTTAAAAAGGCCTTAAACTTCATTTTTTGTGAATCAATTGGTGACTACAATCAAAACAGAATCAAAAGCATTAGTTCATAGAAGATGAATTTATGTTGAATTTGAATGAACGCGTATAAAAATAGCAGATATATTATAGATACAGATATATAGTATAATTGCCCTAACGTAATCTAACATAATTAATAGCATACATTAAGCACGCATAAATTGAAACTTAGTTGTAATAATCTTTGATGACAGTAAACAGGATATCGATTTatcaaataattaaaaaaaaaaaaaaaaaaaggtaaattaAATTGTACTGCTCGAGtgtaagagagaaaaaaaaaaaaaaaaaaaaaaaaaaaaaaaaaaaaaacgtacctTGATTTGGGAAAAAATGAACTTCCGGATTTTGGAGGGAAAGTGACCCGCCCTTTTATTAATAAAACCCAGAAAAGAAATATATATGTAAGGGTTTGAGGTATGCTAAAATACACCCCTCAAGTTTTAGTCAGTTTCACTTGAGACCTAACTTTGTTATCACTTTAATTTTAGGTAGTATTTGTTTCGCAAAATTTAATAAAATTGAAAATCTCAATCTATTCAATGAAGTTGTCTGATTTCAAGATGAATCAAATTGATAGTATATAAATTCCTTCACTCGAATAAATTCACATTATTTCAAAATTATGTCGGAATCCATTATACGGAGTATTTCATTAGGGTGGTGATTGGTAGATGGTACACAACTAATTTTTAACCATACATAATCAAATATATTTTAGAGTGTTTTATTGTGCAACTTAACAAAACATATTTCGTTGTGTACGGATCACTCATTATGactctattaatcgagtcaacagTAAGCGTCGATTTAATGGCGATTtactgtcgcttagagcctaaattaaacttCTGACAGGTTTAAAACCctagaaaatttgattctaccattttcatgatgTCTCACAATTTCTTTTAACCTACTTATCGGCCGGAGGTCCAttcgaaagcaatctctctatccatagaacattgagagggatgaatttctctactcttggggtgtttcactctgggtggagaaatgacttctctttattctaggataggtgaatgattgtctacatcttacctccctcaTACTCCACTTTTgtgagattgagttttgttgttgttgttatttcatTAACTAAATGCAATGTTATAAAAAGTTGATATGAAATCATGAGCAGTCGTAGCTCAATGGTACCAACCCATATCTTGGACATGAGATTTCGAAGTACGTGTCCCGGATTCGAATCTTATAAGAGGGGTATTTTCAAGTCCTATGTTTCCTCTGACAAGTGTTCTAGTTATAATCGGGTAGGTGGTTCCACATGAGCTGAACTCCATCAGTGACTTCTAATAAACTCTTGAAAAAAGTTGATATGAATATAGTTTATAGAGAAGAATAATAAGAGCATCTGGAATCGATCGAGTCATCGTCAATGTTTGTAAGCGAAATAGACGTTTTACCACTCCGCTCTAGCATCGACACCGTGTTTGCATTTTATGTTTCCGTCCATGGACAATGGtgaatcttttttttttaacattGATTTGAAGATAGTCCATATGGTTTGTCTTGAATATCACTACTAGTCCTTGTGCATTTTTTAATCATAGATAGTCCATGTAGTTTGCAAACTCATCGCATCACAGATAGTCCCTCGAGATAACGAGTTAATTTTCCCAAGTAAGTGACATCACGAGCTTATCACGTGATATCTTGTTTTGCCTTTTTACAATCCATCCATTAAATGGTATAAAGCGTATTTGATCTCTAATTTTCGTCATTAGAATCCATTAAATGGTGTAAAATGACGAAATGGGACATCACGTGATAAGCACGTGGAGTCACTTAACTGGAAAAACTAATGTTCGTTATGTCAAGGGACTATATGTGACGAGTTTGCAAACCACATGGACAATTTGTGATTGAAAAAACAACACATGCACTAGGAGTTATTTTTGAGACAAACCACGGGAACTATTGAAGGTGCTCAAAATTGAAATGAAATACAACAAACAATCAACAAGATTGTGGAGTGTCCCTGATGCGGGACATGGAAACCTACAAAGGGAGACCATGGAATTTTGGGCTAGTGAATGAGAGCAATTCTCAACCGAGACAACTGGAATGAGTCGAAGAGCATGTATTCAGTGGAGATAGTAAGCCATAAGAAGCGAATTGATGAAGTGATGAGTATGAAACAGGCAATGAAGTATCAATCAAAGAAAGTAATCTAAAAGAAGGCAATGTACTACTTTTTCTGGTGGaaatggatgaaaataagaactttCTTTTTCTACAAAACCTAAAAACTCAACAaacacatatgaatgattttaatgaAACCCAAAAGACCACTCACTCGTATGTATAAACAAATCATACATGTTGTGTTTCAGCTTCTATAATTTCAACCTGCCAACACAAATAACTAATTGGGTCATGTTCGATCTTAAAAGAAAACAAACCAGATGTTCTTTGGACAGCTCTAAAACAGTCATAAAAAAACACCATGAGTGAACAGACACCCCAAAGCTAAGCTAAGCAAGCCAAAGCTAATAAATAAAATACAGCCAAAAACAGAAGACTATTGATAATCACAAACATAAGCGAAACAATCAACAAATAGTTACTAGATATTAAGGCTGTCAAATAAATCCGAGATCTTCTATAACAAGCATAGGTAAACACAAAATATATGTACAAAATGCCTCGAACAAAAATAAGAAAACAATGGTGATTTTCATTACATACTCACCAAAGAAGATGAATATATATCCTATTTTCTATACTCCTATTCATGTTTTATCTTCAATATTATGAACTCTACTTAAACTATCTTCAAACGCCTGCAAAGCAACCTTATACTGATCCAGTGACATCACACCTTCTTCCACAACTTGCAATGCGCTTCTGTATAACTGATTAAACCACTCAACTGTATCTGTACCATCAATTTGGTTACAACCATCAACATCTGATGAAACATATAACCGCTTGTAATCCATTTTCCATCTTGGTAAAATGTACTTTGAAGGGATCTGTTCAACCCCATTAAAATTAAGCACACATAACGCATGCCTGCATAAATACCCGTTGAAATTGAAACAACTGCAAATGCAACGAACGTCTGCTGCTGATTTATCATAAAGAACTTCATAATCCCTAATCTCCCTCCTGTTTCCGTCTACTAAAACACGTTCTTTCACCAAAAAAATCATAATGGGTCCATCGACGTGCAACTGTGTGGTACTAAAACAAGAATACATTTCTTCAACTTCAACTTGAAATTTTTTAAATATTTCACGCGTGTATATTTTTGAGAGTTGTAACTCAAACGAACATCTTGTTCTTAGTGTTGGTGACGTGTTTCTTGATTCCATGTCAGCAGCTACTTCTTCTTTGTGTTTCTTATGTAACGCGAGTTCATATTTGTCTAAAAATTCTTTTAAAGGGGTTTGTTTGTGGATGTACTTATCGAATATCGGTTGCAACGTGTCAGTAGGACCCATTCCAGCAAAAGATGTATCTTTTAGATACACGGGGGCCCACCAGGCCCGATCCTCGTATATAGATCGAAGCCACTCGTGTTTACCAATGTTAAACTGTTGGATCATAAAAGCCCATGAATTTTCAAAGTCAAACGGTTTTAACGTCTCGTAAGCCGCTTTGACCAGAACTTTTCTGATTGAATCGTAGTTTCGTAAGCCTCCTAATTTCTCGGGTACTTTTTTCATAATGTGAGACAAACTAAACCGATGGTGCGATTTCGGGAAAACCTCTGAAACCACACTCTGTAAGATCTTGCATCTGTCTGTAATTATTGTCTGTGGGACCCGTCCCGATGAAATAGTCAACCATGCTTTCAGAATCCATATATAAGCCTCAGTTGTTTCCCCATAAAGCAAACCGCAACCCAATAACACAGACTGACAGTGATGATTCATCCCGACAAACGTGACGAGTGGGATATCGTATTTGTTGGATAAATATGTGGTGTCAAAATAAATCACATCGCTGAAATAGCCAATAGCAGCCCTACACCTGGCATCTAACCACATCACATTTCTCAAACACCCTTCATCGTTAAGATCcatcaaataaaaaaaattaggGTTAGTCAACTGCATAcgacataagtaattatatatagctTGTGAATCGCCTTTCTTTATGTTCAACTGTTCCATTTGATGATCAGACGAACAACCTAATTCTCTACCACTAGAATGTGAATTTCCATTATTACCCCCTGAATCAATTACAAGTGCTCGATATATTTTAACAGTTCGTCCTTCTGCATCAGAATCGGACTGGACCGTTTTCTTAACCGACTTGCAGGTTTTTATACCAAGCAAGTGATTATGATCGAGCGTAACTTCTAGAACCCTCCACCTACTCGAGTCACTTAATCTCAACCTCAACATTGCAGGACAACCAGTTCGTGTTTCTTTTCTTAAACGGTTCGCGTCTTTTACTCGCTTAAAACCCTGGCTACTGCAACATAACACCGCACCATATTTCTCTCTGCTATTTCTTTTAAACCATGAATTTTTTACCCGTACTCGAAACCCTGCCTCCCGAGCATAACAATTGTAATAATTGTACGCATCATCATACGACTCAAACTCCATTCCTACAGAAGGTGCCACAAATTCCTTTTTTCTTTCAGGAAGGCCAATTTCGCTTTCTAGTTCCGTTTTCTCTTCCCTTACTAACAAATTATTCGCCCCATCACCATTACTGGTCAAGTGCTTCCTGTTAGGAGAATCTTGTTCCATCTGATAAATATATAAAGTCAAATCCCTaatccaccaccacaacaacaacaacaacaacaacaaaacccaataccacataagtggtgtatggggaggtgagatgtagacaatccttccgctatccgagaataaagacaagtcatttctccacccagagtgaaaacactctcaaaagtagagaaagtcatccctctctatattcgacggatagagagatagcttccgagtggacctccggccaataagtaggaaaaaaattttaaaaaataaaattgcGACGCCATGAAATCAAATTTAATTTAGGtcttaaatcctgcctgaaatttccatgggattttaaatcctgcctgaaatttaatttaggtttTAAGAGTCAGTCAAATCCCTAATCCCTAATTCCCTGATAAAGTTTATCTGAACAGCTCAAATTTACTTATTGGATCTAATACAATATTGTGAGGTATGATTGTGCATGACTATTAATTACATTCTCATAATTTTCATAACTAAAACCTAGATTGAAAAATACATCCTAAAAAAATGTTCACAAATCACATAACATTAACG from Rutidosis leptorrhynchoides isolate AG116_Rl617_1_P2 chromosome 9, CSIRO_AGI_Rlap_v1, whole genome shotgun sequence harbors:
- the LOC139867433 gene encoding uncharacterized protein — encoded protein: MKFKAFLTDHGVNLLEKRFLQALEKMGKICHLYLTKDHAIFLHNLVNGDGIQSIAQFKKEALFEDYRISSQNDDRIAFTIDLSLLHRALRSILTIYTEFGGSHSCPTANRLQIKLVKKQPPHSSQPMPFLTFETKGYKSAVIQDVPISKPLSRSDVVELQAALDLAQDLPQTLVQVPDMNQLQNFVDRMKHVGDVLNVSISKYGDLHLQISTSLITLGSEFRKLKVIGEQARAVSGDDDLSAQMRTRMAIDRGDAMNVQVSVKHFFKSLQCHFAKPDCAFYGIGQQGSCLTVVFQFYVPGTRQTDKSISLHCRLPVLDPGAD
- the LOC139866184 gene encoding protein FAR1-RELATED SEQUENCE 6 translates to MEQDSPNRKHLTSNGDGANNLLVREEKTELESEIGLPERKKEFVAPSVGMEFESYDDAYNYYNCYAREAGFRVRVKNSWFKRNSREKYGAVLCCSSQGFKRVKDANRLRKETRTGCPAMLRLRLSDSSRWRVLEVTLDHNHLLGIKTCKSVKKTVQSDSDAEGRTVKIYRALVIDSGGNNGNSHSSGRELGCSSDHQMEQLNIKKGDSQAIYNYLCRMQLTNPNFFYLMDLNDEGCLRNVMWLDARCRAAIGYFSDVIYFDTTYLSNKYDIPLVTFVGMNHHCQSVLLGCGLLYGETTEAYIWILKAWLTISSGRVPQTIITDRCKILQSVVSEVFPKSHHRFSLSHIMKKVPEKLGGLRNYDSIRKVLVKAAYETLKPFDFENSWAFMIQQFNIGKHEWLRSIYEDRAWWAPVYLKDTSFAGMGPTDTLQPIFDKYIHKQTPLKEFLDKYELALHKKHKEEVAADMESRNTSPTLRTRCSFELQLSKIYTREIFKKFQVEVEEMYSCFSTTQLHVDGPIMIFLVKERVLVDGNRREIRDYEVLYDKSAADVRCICSCFNFNGYLCRHALCVLNFNGVEQIPSKYILPRWKMDYKRLYVSSDVDGCNQIDGTDTVEWFNQLYRSALQVVEEGVMSLDQYKVALQAFEDSLSRVHNIEDKT